In Nicotiana tabacum cultivar K326 chromosome 2, ASM71507v2, whole genome shotgun sequence, the following proteins share a genomic window:
- the LOC107778044 gene encoding putative protein phosphatase 2C 58, producing MTGGREILHKMKERACFIPSMPDSPDTRGKGGASKRIAYGSHLVKGKSNHAMEDCLVCEFKQVNNNELGLFAIFDGHMGHDVANYLQTHLFGNILKEHDFWTDAESATRRAYQTTDKDILEKAFQLGKGGSTAVTAMLINGQTLVVANVGDSRAVISKKSVAKQLSVDHEPNREKDIIESKGGFVSNLPGDVPRVDGQLAVARAFGDKSLKRHLSSDPDVVIELIDNDVDLLILASDGLWKVMSNQEAVDCVKNMKDAKAAAKHLAEVAISRKSKDDISCIVVKFQ from the exons ATGACAGGAGGAAGAGAAATCCTACACAAGATGAAG GAAAGAGCATGTTTTATCCCTTCCATGCCAGACTCACCAGATACAAGAGGCAAGGGCGGAGCATCAAAGCGGATCGCTTATGGCTCCCACTTGGTAAAGGGAAAGTCTAATCATGCCATGGAAGATTGTTTAGTTTGTGAGTTTAAGCAAGTCAATAACAATGAGTTGGGACTATTTGCTATCTTTGATGGACATATGGGCCATGATGTGGCAAACTACTTGCAGACACACTTGTTTGGCAACATCTTGAAAGAG CATGACTTTTGGACTGATGCCGAGAGTGCAACTCGTAGAGCTTACCAAACAACAGACAAAGATATTCTGGAAAAAGCATTCCAATTGGGAAAAGGAGGTTCAACTGCAGTTACTGCAATGCTGATTAATGGTCAAACGCTTGTAGTTGCAAATGTGGGAGATTCTCGAGCAGTTATATCCAAGAAGAGTGTTGCCAAGCAGCTATCAGTTGATCATGAGCCGAACAGGGAAAAGGATATAATTGAAAGCAAAGGCGGTTTTGTTTCTAACCTTCCAG GGGATGTACCTCGGGTTGATGGACAGCTTGCTGTTGCCAGAGCATTCGGAGACAAGAGCTTGAAGAGACATCTTAGTTCAGATCCAGATGTAGTTATTGAGTTGATAGATAACGACGTAGATTTGCTCATTTTGGCAAGTGATGGTCTATGGAAG GTAATGTCCAACCAAGAGGCAGTGGACTGTGTTAAGAACATGAAAGATGCGAAAGCAGCAGCTAAACATTTGGCAGAAGTAGCTATTTCAAGGAAAAGCAAGGATGATATTTCCTGCATAGTTGTAAAGTTTCAATGA